The Vibrio chagasii genome includes a region encoding these proteins:
- the epmA gene encoding elongation factor P--(R)-beta-lysine ligase — protein sequence MNQANWQPAAPIKQLKHRALLIRQIRDFFFERDVLEVDTPAMSHATVTDVHLHTFKTEFVGPGYAGGQKLFFMTSPEFHMKRLLAAGSGCIYQIAKAFRNEENGRYHNPEFMMLEWYRVGFDHHQLMDEMDDLLQLVLNSRAAERMTYQNAFLEVLGVCPLEGSMEALKVCAGTLGLSDIADPEQDRDTLLQLLFSIGVEPKIGQTVPAFVYDFPASQAALAKINPNDSRVADRFEVYFKGIELANGFNELDNPQEQLQRFEDDNAKRIDMGLSPQPIDHHLIEALKAGLPDCAGVALGIDRLIMLALGYDHIDDVTAFPFPRS from the coding sequence ATGAACCAAGCTAACTGGCAACCAGCTGCGCCGATCAAGCAGTTAAAACACCGTGCTTTACTGATTCGTCAGATCCGCGATTTCTTTTTTGAGCGTGATGTGTTGGAGGTGGATACCCCAGCCATGAGCCATGCCACTGTGACAGATGTGCACTTACATACTTTCAAAACTGAGTTTGTAGGGCCAGGGTATGCGGGTGGGCAAAAGCTGTTCTTCATGACCAGCCCTGAGTTCCATATGAAACGTCTTTTGGCGGCAGGAAGCGGCTGTATTTATCAGATAGCTAAGGCATTCCGCAACGAAGAGAACGGCCGTTACCATAACCCTGAGTTTATGATGTTGGAGTGGTATCGTGTTGGTTTCGACCACCATCAGTTGATGGATGAGATGGATGACTTGTTGCAGCTGGTGCTGAATTCTCGGGCGGCTGAACGAATGACTTACCAAAACGCGTTTCTTGAAGTGCTGGGTGTGTGTCCATTAGAAGGTTCAATGGAAGCGCTAAAGGTTTGTGCTGGTACATTAGGTTTGAGCGATATTGCTGACCCTGAACAAGACAGGGATACTTTGCTGCAGTTACTGTTTAGCATTGGTGTAGAACCTAAAATTGGCCAAACCGTGCCAGCATTCGTTTATGATTTCCCTGCGTCTCAAGCGGCACTGGCTAAAATTAATCCAAACGACTCGAGAGTGGCTGACCGTTTTGAGGTGTACTTCAAAGGCATCGAGTTGGCAAATGGCTTTAATGAGTTAGATAACCCGCAGGAGCAATTGCAGCGCTTTGAAGATGACAATGCCAAGCGTATCGATATGGGCTTATCGCCTCAACCGATTGACCATCACTTGATTGAGGCATTAAAAGCGGGTTTGCCTGATTGTGCGGGTGTTGCATTGGGTATCGATAGGCTAATCATGTTGGCTTTAGGTTACGACCATATCGATGACGTGACCGCTTTCCCATTCCCACGTTCTTAA
- a CDS encoding DMT family transporter: MGFEWLALAAAFLWAIASLMSVKPAQHLGSFAYSRWRMGCTAAILSSMAWFTGGWSTVETELITPMMLSGLIGIFIGDTALFACLNRMGPRQAGLLFSCHAVFSAILGYFLFSESMTSGELIGSALVFSGVLTAIFFGRRGQANNQLETIKGTVWIGVALGITAAICQALGGIIAKPVMQTSIDPVAASAIRMITAFVAHSAFRLTGAKLSRAINPMNGQIFAITAVNGFLAMAVGMTLILYALQEGNVGMVALLSSTTPIMLLPILWLYTKQRPNAYAWIGAIVAVVGTGILVR, translated from the coding sequence ATGGGTTTTGAATGGTTGGCTCTCGCCGCTGCTTTTCTTTGGGCTATCGCAAGCCTAATGTCCGTAAAGCCAGCTCAACACTTAGGTTCTTTTGCCTATAGCCGCTGGCGTATGGGCTGTACTGCGGCCATCTTATCGAGCATGGCTTGGTTTACTGGTGGCTGGTCAACTGTCGAAACAGAGCTAATCACGCCGATGATGCTGTCTGGCCTGATTGGCATCTTCATTGGTGATACTGCCCTATTTGCCTGTTTGAACCGAATGGGCCCGCGCCAAGCTGGCTTGCTGTTCTCTTGTCACGCCGTGTTCTCTGCGATTCTCGGTTACTTCCTGTTTAGTGAGAGCATGACCTCGGGCGAGCTTATTGGCTCGGCCTTGGTTTTCAGTGGCGTATTAACCGCGATATTCTTTGGTCGTCGAGGCCAAGCTAATAACCAACTTGAAACCATCAAGGGCACCGTGTGGATTGGTGTCGCTCTCGGAATCACGGCGGCTATCTGCCAAGCATTGGGGGGGATCATCGCAAAGCCCGTGATGCAAACTAGCATCGACCCGGTAGCTGCCTCTGCGATTCGAATGATCACCGCCTTTGTTGCTCACTCCGCATTTCGTTTAACGGGTGCTAAACTTTCACGCGCAATCAACCCAATGAATGGTCAAATATTCGCGATTACCGCAGTGAACGGCTTTCTTGCAATGGCGGTAGGAATGACGCTGATCTTGTATGCACTGCAAGAAGGAAATGTCGGCATGGTTGCTCTACTCTCTTCAACCACACCTATCATGTTGCTGCCCATTCTATGGCTATACACCAAGCAGAGACCAAACGCCTATGCTTGGATCGGTGCCATTGTTGCAGTGGTCGGCACAGGTATCCTAGTAAGATAG
- a CDS encoding methyl-accepting chemotaxis protein: MRHTIKFKIQMAITIIIATVSGAQAWISVNQLTQETEVAINQEMKNVSVGINNYIADWISTRSNMMLANEPTIANNSNSDRELLLTKQAGRFLSVYAGFSDGTIAYGDKTESWPADYDPRTRPWYKDANAASDLIITEPYQDFDGSIVISFAKAFSGQKQGVLAADLTVTSIIDTVLNVKLDNDGFAFLVDGNNNIVAYSDEALSQKPLTSLNPELTANRVSQLIQNQTITTLAWPGQGDKLVYIANVPNTDWSLGIVIDKELAFSAVTDAIQFIALTSLVLYIVISIASTMVINRLLYPLQTLSEALTQLAQGRGDLTQRIDITRMDEIGKLAELVNQFLSQMQSMLKGVVEHSHDLNNHAEKANQLATQSSIRVENQQNDINQIATAIHEMSATAAEVASHAELTASASQASATACNDGQEVIQQNRDAITRLASQVEDAANVIRELENNAQSINQILSTIQGIAEQTNLLALNAAIEAARAGEQGRGFAVVADEVRVLSQRTHGSTEEIRVMIDTLQKNTEHAVESMTTSTQLAENSVGFAEQAHDSLSKITQAISEINDMALQIASAAEEQRAVSEDISRNTQGIKDASDDLAQQAESSRNSSNEMSSAAESMRRDVERFKV, encoded by the coding sequence TTGAGACACACAATCAAATTTAAAATCCAAATGGCAATTACAATTATCATTGCCACTGTGAGTGGCGCTCAAGCTTGGATATCAGTAAATCAGCTCACTCAAGAGACGGAAGTCGCGATCAATCAAGAAATGAAGAATGTAAGCGTAGGGATAAACAACTACATTGCAGATTGGATCTCGACTCGAAGTAATATGATGTTGGCCAATGAGCCGACCATAGCAAATAACAGTAACTCTGACCGTGAGCTATTATTGACTAAACAAGCTGGTCGATTCCTATCGGTTTATGCGGGATTTAGCGATGGTACGATCGCGTATGGTGATAAAACGGAAAGCTGGCCAGCAGACTACGACCCTCGTACCCGCCCTTGGTACAAGGATGCCAACGCCGCATCCGATCTTATCATTACTGAACCGTATCAAGATTTCGATGGCAGTATCGTCATCAGCTTTGCGAAAGCCTTTAGCGGCCAAAAGCAGGGCGTACTGGCTGCGGACTTAACCGTGACGAGCATTATCGATACGGTTCTTAACGTGAAACTGGATAACGATGGCTTCGCCTTCTTGGTGGATGGTAACAACAACATCGTTGCGTACAGCGATGAAGCGTTAAGTCAAAAACCACTCACAAGCTTAAACCCAGAGTTGACCGCAAACCGAGTGTCACAACTGATTCAGAACCAAACGATCACCACATTAGCTTGGCCTGGTCAGGGAGATAAGTTGGTTTACATTGCTAACGTGCCGAATACCGATTGGTCTCTGGGCATTGTTATCGATAAAGAGCTAGCGTTCTCTGCGGTCACTGATGCGATTCAATTCATCGCACTAACCTCACTTGTTCTGTACATCGTAATTTCAATCGCTAGCACCATGGTCATCAACCGACTGCTTTACCCATTACAAACCTTGTCAGAAGCGCTGACCCAACTTGCTCAAGGTCGAGGTGACCTTACTCAACGTATCGATATCACCCGCATGGATGAGATAGGTAAACTTGCTGAGCTGGTAAACCAATTCTTGAGTCAAATGCAGAGCATGCTGAAAGGCGTCGTTGAGCACAGCCACGATTTAAACAACCACGCCGAAAAAGCCAACCAACTGGCAACGCAATCCTCTATTCGAGTGGAGAATCAACAAAACGATATCAACCAGATTGCGACTGCAATTCATGAGATGTCGGCTACCGCAGCCGAAGTAGCGAGCCATGCAGAATTAACCGCATCCGCTTCTCAAGCCTCTGCAACCGCGTGTAATGACGGCCAAGAAGTGATTCAACAGAACCGCGATGCCATCACTCGCCTTGCGAGCCAAGTGGAAGACGCTGCCAATGTGATCCGAGAACTGGAAAACAACGCGCAAAGCATCAACCAGATCTTATCCACCATTCAAGGCATCGCCGAGCAAACTAACCTGCTGGCATTAAATGCTGCCATTGAAGCAGCTCGTGCTGGTGAACAAGGTCGTGGGTTTGCGGTTGTCGCCGATGAAGTGCGAGTGCTCAGCCAAAGAACGCATGGCTCGACGGAAGAGATCCGCGTGATGATTGATACCCTGCAGAAGAATACCGAACATGCCGTAGAAAGCATGACCACCAGCACTCAACTGGCAGAAAACAGTGTTGGCTTCGCAGAACAAGCACACGACAGCCTGTCTAAAATCACCCAAGCCATCAGTGAAATCAACGACATGGCTCTACAAATAGCGAGTGCAGCCGAAGAACAACGAGCAGTGAGCGAAGACATCAGTCGTAATACACAAGGAATCAAAGATGCCTCTGACGACCTAGCCCAACAAGCGGAAAGCAGCCGCAATAGCTCAAATGAAATGAGTAGCGCTGCTGAGTCGATGCGTAGAGATGTGGAGCGCTTTAAAGTGTAA
- a CDS encoding SLC13 family permease, which produces MPKLNVGVLVKLLICFAIPLGVLFMPIDSIPIDDLTLIQHRLLAIFLLAALLWVLEPVPVFATSILIIALELVMISDKGLHLFRNPPAGHDLGELIKYTDIFGAFSSPIIILFMGGFALAISASKYELDNNLARVLLKPFGTEPRFIMLGLMLITAVFSMFMSNTATTVMMLALLGPIVASAPKGDMGIKALVLCIPIAANTGGIATPIGTPPNAIALQYLTGENTIDFLSWMMMGLPFVIIQLTIAWFLLQKIFPSTQKNMVLKLDGQFRKSWRAIVVYVTFAATILLWMTTKLHGMNTYVVSIIPLAVFTLTGIMGKEELKLINWDVLWLVAGGIAIGIGLDKTGLASALAHAIDYESLSPAAVVITLSIVCWLMANFMSNTATANLLMPIAAAIGASMESLATIGGLQGLLVVVAFSASLGMILPVSTPPNSLAYSTGLIESKDMAKMGMILGLVGLLLVYLALFIIT; this is translated from the coding sequence ATGCCTAAACTCAATGTTGGCGTTCTGGTCAAGCTGTTGATTTGTTTTGCGATTCCCTTGGGCGTGTTATTCATGCCAATAGATTCAATACCTATCGATGACCTGACGCTGATTCAACACCGCCTGCTAGCGATATTTCTACTTGCTGCCCTACTTTGGGTACTTGAACCCGTTCCAGTTTTCGCCACCTCAATACTGATCATTGCACTTGAACTGGTGATGATTTCCGACAAAGGTCTGCACCTATTTCGAAATCCACCAGCGGGACACGATCTCGGTGAATTAATTAAATATACCGACATATTCGGTGCATTTTCATCACCAATCATCATTCTATTCATGGGTGGCTTTGCTCTCGCAATCTCGGCATCTAAGTACGAACTCGATAACAACCTAGCTCGAGTGCTGCTGAAACCATTCGGTACAGAACCGCGCTTCATCATGCTTGGCTTAATGCTGATCACCGCCGTGTTCTCAATGTTTATGTCGAATACCGCAACCACTGTCATGATGCTAGCTCTGCTTGGGCCTATCGTAGCTTCTGCACCAAAAGGCGATATGGGGATCAAAGCACTCGTATTGTGTATTCCGATTGCCGCTAATACTGGTGGTATCGCAACACCAATCGGTACGCCTCCCAATGCCATCGCACTGCAATACCTGACCGGTGAAAACACCATCGACTTCCTGAGCTGGATGATGATGGGCTTACCCTTTGTGATCATCCAGCTCACCATTGCTTGGTTCCTTCTTCAGAAAATCTTCCCTTCCACGCAGAAAAACATGGTGCTTAAACTCGATGGGCAATTCAGAAAGAGCTGGCGAGCGATCGTGGTTTACGTCACCTTTGCCGCCACCATCTTGTTGTGGATGACCACCAAGCTGCATGGTATGAACACCTATGTGGTCTCTATCATTCCATTAGCGGTCTTCACCTTGACGGGCATCATGGGCAAAGAAGAACTCAAGCTGATTAACTGGGATGTGTTGTGGCTAGTCGCCGGTGGTATTGCGATTGGTATCGGCTTAGATAAAACAGGCTTAGCGTCTGCATTGGCACATGCGATCGACTATGAGTCGCTGTCCCCTGCAGCCGTAGTCATCACGCTATCGATCGTGTGCTGGTTAATGGCGAACTTCATGTCGAACACCGCGACGGCCAACTTGCTAATGCCAATAGCCGCGGCAATTGGCGCTTCTATGGAGAGCTTGGCAACAATTGGGGGCTTACAAGGGTTATTGGTTGTGGTTGCCTTCTCAGCATCACTCGGCATGATTCTTCCGGTATCAACGCCACCGAATTCACTGGCTTACTCAACCGGGCTTATCGAAAGCAAAGACATGGCGAAAATGGGGATGATCCTGGGTCTTGTCGGTTTGCTGTTGGTCTACCTAGCCCTGTTTATCATCACCTAG
- the asd gene encoding archaetidylserine decarboxylase (Phosphatidylserine decarboxylase is synthesized as a single chain precursor. Generation of the pyruvoyl active site from a Ser is coupled to cleavage of a Gly-Ser bond between the larger (beta) and smaller (alpha chains). It is an integral membrane protein.) codes for MDKIKVGLQYWIPQHGLTRLVGKLASAKAGGLTTAIINWFIKQYKVNMDEALHSDPKHFKTFNEFFVRELKDGMRPIAEGDSVIVHPADARVSQFGPITDGQLIQAKGHDYSARELLGGDAGLAEEFKDGEFATLYLSPSDYHRVHMPCDGTLRQMIYVPGDLFSVNPLTAENVPNLFARNERVVCIFDTEFGPMAQVLVGATIVGSIEQVWAGTITPPRGNSVYKWDYPAQGDKAIILKKGEEMGRFKLGSTVINLFAKDAIKFDDTMQNGEKTVLGTPYAHIAGKEVETEAVDAVENTDQA; via the coding sequence ATGGATAAGATTAAAGTTGGATTGCAGTACTGGATTCCACAACATGGACTAACTCGTCTAGTCGGCAAACTGGCGTCTGCTAAAGCGGGCGGCTTAACGACAGCGATCATCAATTGGTTCATCAAACAATACAAAGTGAACATGGATGAAGCGCTACATAGCGACCCAAAACACTTTAAAACATTCAATGAATTCTTCGTACGTGAATTGAAAGACGGCATGCGCCCTATCGCTGAAGGCGACTCTGTTATCGTTCACCCAGCAGACGCTCGCGTAAGCCAATTTGGCCCAATTACTGACGGCCAACTGATTCAGGCGAAGGGCCACGACTACTCTGCACGTGAGCTGCTAGGTGGTGATGCCGGTCTTGCTGAAGAGTTTAAAGACGGTGAATTCGCAACGCTTTACCTATCTCCAAGTGATTACCACCGCGTACACATGCCATGTGACGGTACGCTGCGTCAGATGATCTACGTTCCAGGTGACCTTTTCTCTGTTAACCCATTAACAGCTGAGAATGTTCCAAACCTATTCGCACGTAACGAGCGCGTAGTGTGTATCTTCGATACGGAATTTGGCCCAATGGCACAAGTGCTGGTTGGCGCAACTATCGTAGGTAGTATCGAGCAAGTATGGGCTGGCACGATTACTCCACCACGCGGTAACTCTGTGTACAAATGGGATTACCCAGCACAAGGCGATAAAGCAATCATCTTGAAGAAAGGCGAAGAAATGGGTCGCTTTAAGCTTGGTTCAACGGTTATCAACCTATTTGCGAAAGATGCAATCAAGTTCGACGACACGATGCAAAATGGCGAGAAAACGGTTCTTGGTACGCCTTACGCGCACATCGCTGGTAAAGAGGTTGAGACTGAAGCTGTTGATGCAGTAGAGAACACAGACCAAGCGTAA
- the rsgA gene encoding small ribosomal subunit biogenesis GTPase RsgA: protein MAKKKKLTKGQVRRVRSNQNKRLKKEDSIQWDENMLGGTKSGLVITRFGQHADIEDLETNEVHRCNLRRSIETLVSGDRVTWRAGLESMAGISGVVEAVEPRTSMLTRPDYYDGLKPVAANVDQMVIVSAVLPELSLNIVDRYLIASETVKIAPLVVLNKVDLLTEEQIAEYQETLKIYEEIGYKVMFVSKESGYGIKELEAELKGRINIFVGQSGVGKSSLVNALMPTLDIEEGEVSENSGLGQHTTTAARLYHFPSGGDLIDSPGVREFGLWHLEADEITEAFVEFKPYLGGCKFRDCKHNDDPGCILREAVEDGKISRLRFDNYHRIIESMVNNKDNRQYSRNKKADL from the coding sequence GTGGCTAAAAAAAAGAAGTTAACTAAAGGTCAGGTACGTCGAGTACGTAGCAACCAGAACAAGCGACTCAAGAAAGAAGATTCTATCCAGTGGGATGAGAACATGCTTGGTGGCACCAAAAGCGGACTCGTGATTACACGCTTTGGTCAACATGCTGATATCGAAGATCTTGAAACAAACGAAGTTCATCGTTGTAACTTACGCCGTAGTATCGAGACTTTAGTTTCTGGTGACCGAGTGACTTGGCGTGCAGGCTTAGAGTCGATGGCTGGTATTTCAGGTGTTGTGGAAGCGGTTGAACCAAGAACCTCAATGCTTACTCGTCCTGATTACTACGACGGCCTAAAACCGGTTGCGGCTAACGTAGACCAGATGGTTATCGTGTCTGCTGTACTTCCAGAGCTATCGCTTAATATTGTCGACCGTTACTTAATTGCTTCAGAAACAGTAAAAATCGCACCGCTTGTTGTACTCAACAAGGTCGACCTACTGACTGAAGAGCAAATTGCTGAGTACCAAGAGACACTGAAAATTTACGAAGAGATCGGCTACAAGGTGATGTTCGTGAGTAAAGAGTCTGGCTACGGCATTAAAGAGCTAGAAGCTGAACTTAAAGGCCGTATCAACATCTTTGTTGGCCAATCTGGTGTAGGTAAGTCCAGCCTAGTGAATGCGCTAATGCCGACACTCGACATCGAAGAAGGTGAAGTTTCTGAAAACTCAGGCCTTGGTCAGCACACTACTACAGCAGCTCGCTTGTACCACTTCCCTTCAGGTGGTGACCTAATCGATTCACCTGGAGTTCGTGAATTTGGCCTATGGCACTTAGAAGCCGATGAAATCACCGAAGCTTTCGTCGAGTTCAAACCTTACCTTGGCGGCTGTAAGTTCCGAGATTGTAAGCACAATGATGATCCAGGATGCATCCTGCGTGAAGCCGTTGAAGATGGGAAGATCAGTCGACTGCGCTTCGACAACTACCACCGCATCATTGAGAGCATGGTCAACAACAAAGACAATCGTCAGTATTCACGAAACAAAAAAGCAGATCTTTAA
- the orn gene encoding oligoribonuclease codes for MSFSDQNLIWVDLEMTGLDPETHKIIEIATIVTDSELNILAEGPVLAIHQPQSELDKMDEWCTTTHTGSGLVKRIQESTITEQDAIEQTIAFLEKWVPKGKSPICGNSIGQDRRFLYKHMPELEEYFHYRYVDVSTLKELARRWKPEVLDGFSKSGSHLALDDIRESIAELQYYRKTIINI; via the coding sequence ATGTCCTTTAGCGATCAGAACCTAATTTGGGTAGATCTAGAGATGACGGGACTGGATCCTGAAACTCATAAAATCATTGAAATTGCGACTATCGTGACTGATAGTGAGCTTAACATCCTTGCTGAAGGACCTGTTTTGGCTATTCACCAACCTCAGAGTGAATTAGACAAGATGGACGAGTGGTGTACAACGACGCACACTGGCAGCGGGCTAGTGAAGCGTATTCAAGAAAGCACCATCACTGAGCAAGACGCTATCGAACAGACGATCGCGTTTCTTGAAAAGTGGGTACCAAAAGGTAAATCGCCGATTTGTGGTAACAGCATTGGCCAAGACCGCCGCTTCCTATACAAGCACATGCCTGAATTAGAAGAGTACTTCCACTACCGCTATGTAGATGTCAGTACGCTTAAAGAGCTAGCTCGTCGTTGGAAACCTGAAGTATTAGATGGTTTTTCTAAGTCAGGAAGTCACTTAGCATTAGACGATATTCGCGAGTCAATTGCCGAACTGCAATACTACCGAAAAACAATTATTAACATCTAG